A part of Pararoseomonas sp. SCSIO 73927 genomic DNA contains:
- a CDS encoding flagellar biosynthetic protein FliR — MTEAAFLAALPSLAFGAVLVLARMGAASMILPGLGEADIPAPVRLAIALALVPVLLPVLSPSLPAAPDSAAETLRLIVLEVATGLWVGGLARLLAMALSVALQAAAALLGLGNILAQDPGLGSGASALGRLGTLAAAVLVLSTGLYALPLRALAESYTLMPPGTPWPAGAAANEMAEAGTAMLALALRLAGPFVVVAVAINLAMALVSRVAPSVQVFFVAAPGQIIAGLALLALLAPPLLATFQGALAAGWADLPGLR, encoded by the coding sequence GTGACGGAGGCCGCCTTCCTCGCCGCCCTCCCGTCCCTGGCCTTCGGGGCCGTGCTCGTCCTCGCGCGCATGGGCGCCGCCTCCATGATCCTGCCCGGCCTCGGGGAAGCCGACATCCCCGCGCCCGTCCGCCTCGCGATCGCCCTCGCCCTCGTCCCCGTGCTCCTGCCGGTGCTCTCCCCCAGCCTTCCCGCCGCGCCCGACTCCGCCGCGGAAACGCTGCGCCTGATCGTGCTCGAGGTCGCGACCGGTCTCTGGGTCGGCGGCCTCGCGCGCCTGCTCGCCATGGCCCTCTCCGTCGCGCTCCAGGCCGCCGCCGCCCTGCTCGGCCTCGGCAACATCCTGGCGCAGGACCCGGGCCTCGGCAGCGGTGCCTCCGCCCTCGGCCGCCTCGGCACCCTCGCCGCGGCCGTGCTCGTCCTCTCGACCGGCCTCTACGCCCTGCCTCTCCGCGCGCTCGCCGAATCCTACACGCTGATGCCCCCCGGCACCCCCTGGCCCGCCGGCGCCGCCGCGAACGAGATGGCGGAGGCGGGCACCGCCATGCTCGCCCTCGCGCTCCGCCTCGCCGGCCCCTTCGTCGTGGTGGCCGTCGCCATCAACCTCGCCATGGCCCTCGTCTCGCGCGTGGCGCCCTCGGTGCAGGTCTTCTTCGTCGCGGCCCCCGGCCAGATCATCGCCGGCCTCGCCCTTCTCGCCCTCCTCGCGCCGCCCCTCCTCGCCACCTTCCAGGGGGCCCTCGCCGCCGGCTGGGCCGACCTCCCGGGCCTGCGCTAA
- a CDS encoding flagellar biosynthetic protein FliQ — translation METDLVAQSMRDTLWVTLQIGAPPLVALLVVGLAVSVLQALTQIQEQSLAFLPKLAVAGGAMLLLGPFMVGVLHDWTVTLFDRMVTLGGL, via the coding sequence ATGGAAACCGACCTCGTCGCCCAGTCCATGCGCGACACCCTCTGGGTCACCCTCCAGATCGGCGCGCCGCCGCTCGTCGCGCTCCTCGTTGTCGGCCTCGCCGTCTCCGTCCTCCAGGCCCTCACCCAGATCCAGGAGCAGTCGCTCGCCTTCCTGCCGAAGCTCGCCGTCGCCGGCGGCGCGATGCTCCTGCTCGGCCCCTTCATGGTCGGCGTGCTGCACGACTGGACCGTCACCCTCTTCGACCGAATGGTCACCCTGGGCGGGCTGTGA
- a CDS encoding flagellar hook-basal body complex protein FliE, with amino-acid sequence MPAPIGTAAVNAMGAAAAYRTATATPASNPAEGFGSALQRAIEGTVQAGRQADAASTGAMLGTVSVTDTVLAVSQAELALQTAVAVRDRVVSAYQDIMRMPI; translated from the coding sequence ATGCCCGCCCCCATCGGCACGGCCGCCGTGAACGCGATGGGCGCGGCCGCCGCCTACCGCACCGCCACGGCAACCCCCGCCTCGAACCCCGCCGAGGGCTTCGGCAGCGCCCTCCAGCGCGCCATCGAGGGCACGGTGCAGGCCGGCCGTCAGGCCGACGCCGCCAGCACCGGCGCCATGCTCGGAACCGTCAGCGTCACCGACACCGTCCTCGCCGTCAGCCAGGCCGAACTCGCCCTGCAGACCGCCGTCGCCGTGCGGGACCGCGTCGTCTCCGCCTACCAGGACATCATGCGGATGCCGATCTGA
- the flgC gene encoding flagellar basal body rod protein FlgC: MDIDKALRISAAGMAAQSTRLRVVAENLANRDSTGESPGADPYRRRTVSFADRLDRETGTRAVAVSRIAGAPGAFPRHYDRSHPAADAAGYVKTPNVDSLIEVMDMREAQRTYSANLSVLETTRGMLTRAIEALR, from the coding sequence ATGGACATCGACAAGGCGCTCCGCATCTCCGCCGCCGGCATGGCCGCGCAGTCCACGCGCCTGCGCGTCGTGGCGGAGAACCTCGCCAACCGCGACAGCACCGGCGAGAGCCCCGGTGCCGATCCCTACCGCCGCCGCACCGTCTCCTTTGCGGACCGCCTGGACCGCGAGACCGGCACCCGCGCCGTCGCCGTCAGCCGCATCGCGGGCGCCCCCGGGGCGTTCCCCCGCCATTATGACCGCTCCCACCCCGCCGCCGACGCCGCCGGCTACGTCAAGACCCCGAACGTGGACAGCCTCATCGAGGTGATGGACATGCGCGAGGCCCAGCGCACCTACAGCGCCAACCTCTCCGTGCTGGAGACGACGCGCGGCATGCTCACCCGCGCCATCGAGGCGCTCCGCTGA
- a CDS encoding flagellar basal body protein has protein sequence MDPTGKTPSGKISGATPMNLAEARLRWLDRRQELLARNIANADTPGYRARDLAPFARHLARAADPRHLARTDPGHLAPAGAGSPAARATPAEEVSPNGNTVSLDAQALKVADTDSAHALAMGLYKSWNGMFRTALGRNG, from the coding sequence ATGGACCCCACCGGCAAAACCCCCTCCGGCAAAATCTCGGGCGCCACCCCGATGAACCTCGCCGAAGCCCGCCTCCGCTGGTTGGACCGGCGGCAGGAACTGCTGGCCCGCAACATCGCCAACGCCGACACCCCCGGCTACCGCGCGCGGGACCTCGCGCCCTTCGCCCGGCACCTCGCCCGCGCCGCCGATCCCCGCCATCTCGCCCGCACCGATCCCGGGCATCTCGCCCCCGCCGGCGCCGGCTCACCCGCCGCCCGCGCCACCCCGGCCGAGGAGGTCTCGCCCAACGGCAACACCGTCAGCCTGGACGCGCAGGCGCTGAAGGTCGCCGACACCGATTCGGCCCACGCCCTCGCCATGGGCCTCTACAAGAGCTGGAACGGCATGTTCCGAACCGCCCTCGGCCGCAACGGGTAG
- a CDS encoding flagellar biosynthetic protein FliO has translation MDGGMGQWVTAAGALALVLGLLWLVARLARRGGLAMAGPRRMRVVEVTPIDSRRRAVILRVDGREALVVTGGPQDSFLGWLPPPP, from the coding sequence ATGGACGGCGGGATGGGGCAGTGGGTGACGGCGGCGGGGGCGCTCGCGCTGGTGCTCGGACTGCTGTGGCTGGTGGCGCGGCTGGCACGGCGCGGCGGGCTGGCGATGGCGGGGCCGCGGCGGATGAGGGTGGTGGAGGTGACGCCGATCGATTCGCGGCGGCGGGCGGTGATCCTGCGCGTGGACGGGCGGGAGGCGCTGGTCGTGACGGGGGGGCCTCAGGACAGCTTCCTTGGCTGGCTTCCGCCGCCGCCGTGA